Genomic segment of Vibrio celticus:
AACGGAAGCGCCAGTGGGTCCTATCACGAGTGCAGATGTGATCGAAAAAGGTCAAATGCAGCAGATTGATGAAAACACGATCCAAATGGACATTACTTACCAGTCTGGTGAGCGTGCGACGTTAATCGGTGTTCGTGATGGCGAGATGGTGACGTACTTCATCGATGGTGAAGTTGTGGCACAAACTTCAATTGATGAGCTAGAAAGCTACGCGGCTTCACGCGCTTAGTTATACCAATCGTAGTAAATAACTGGTCACCCTAGCTTGTTAAAAATCTCGATAACTGCGTTGTGATTTTTGATTGTAGAATAACTACTTATCAGAAAATCACGCCTTGTTCTCAAGCCTTTTTCCTGCGCTATTTCTGAACACTTACTTACTGTGATTGGTATTACTTCTTTAGTCACAAATAGTCATTACAAAGATTAGATACAAAAACAGGTACTCATTGAGTACCTGTTTTATTTTGTGTCGATAAACGGTGTTTACTGAAACACCATTTACTGAAAAGCGCTAACGCTAATCGAATTATGCTTTTTCTGGGATCGCTTCAAGCAATGCAACCATTTGGTTCCAGAATAGCTCAACGGTGTCGATCTTCACTTTCTCATCAGGAGAGTGCGGGAACTTGATGGTTGGGCCGAAAGAAACCATATCCATGTTCGGGTAAGGTTCTTTGAATAGACCACACTCAAGACCAGCATGGATAACCATGATGTTTGGCTTGTGACCGTAGATACCTTCGTACATGTCGCGGAAGATATGCATGATTTCTGAATCTGCGTCTGGTTTCCAACCTGGGTAAGCACCAGAGAACGCGATGTTAGCGCCTGCTAGTTCAGCAACAGAGTGAAGCATGCTTTCTACTTGTGAGCGACCTGAATCGATAAGAGAACGGATCAGGCAAAGCACTGTGATTGAGTTCTCTTCTGTTGTGATAACACCTACGTTTAGAGACGTTTCCACAACACCTTCAATCTCGTCACTCATACGAATCACGCCGTTTGGACATGCGTTAAGTGCCGCGATAAAGCGAGCTTGGTCTGCTGACGCAAGTGCGCTCATTTCTACAGAAGCTTCTTCATTGAAAGTCACGATGCTGTCTTCTACTTTACCTAGCTCTGTTGAAAGCAGCTCAGTGTAGTAGTTGTATAGTGAAGCCAGTTTTTCTTGGTTTGCCGCAGGAACAGCAACCGTTACGAAACCTTCACGAGGGATCGCGTTACGAAGGCTACCACCTTTGAATTCGACGATGCGAAGGTCTAGCTCTTTTGCGTGACCCGCTAGGAAGCGAGCAAGCAGTTTGTTTGCGTTTGCACGACCTGTGTGGATGTCACAACCAGAGTGACCGCCTTTTAGGCCTTTTAGCGTTAGCTTACGTGTTACGAAGTCAGCTGGAATCGCGTTACGAGCAATTTCAAATGTCATTGCGCCGTCGATACCGCCAGCACAACCCATGTACACTTCGCCTTCTTGCTCTGAATCGGTGTTAAGAAGGATATCGCCTTCTAACCAACCCGCTTCAAGACCGAAAGCACCAGTCATGCCTGCTTCTTCATCTACTGTTAGTAGAACTTCGATAGGGCCGTGCTGGATTTCGTTTGAAGCAAGAACCGCTAGGCAAGAAGCCATGCCCATGCCGTTATCAGCGCCAAGCGTTGTGCCTTTAGCTGTAACCCACTCTCCATCAATGTATGGTTGAATTGGATCTTTAGCAAAGTCATGAACTGTGTCTTCGTTCTTTTGTGGAACCATATCGATGTGAGCTTGTAGCACTACACCTTTTTTGTTTTCCATACCCGCCGTTGCTGGCTTTTTGATGAATACGTTACCCGTTGGGTCACGACGTACATCTAGGCCTTGCTCTGTTGCCCAAGCAATAATGTATTGAGCAAGCTCTTCTTCATGCTTAGAAGGGTGTGGGATTGAGCAAATCTTATCGAAGAACTGCCAGATAGGGGCAGGGGATAATTTACTGATCTCAGAATGGAATTCAGACACGGATGACTCCTTTTTTATTTAATAACCATATATTTAGGTTTTGTATGGGCAAAAACCTAGAACAAAAATCTAAAATATGGGTCTGTTTTGATGGCAACAGCATACCACTTGAGCGTTTTGACGAGTAGCGGTTCTAAACCTCAAATAGCTCAAATTTTGAATGCGATCTTGTCCATCTGATCATGGTTAAGCGCCTTGATGCTTATAAATGGCGCAAGCAAACGTTTGTTCAATCCTGTTCTGTAATTTTATTACAAAAATAAGTTTGCAAAATGACCATAAATAGCCAAAAGTGTGACGTATAGCAAAAAATACTTGTAATCTTTTTTCTTTAGGGTATATTAATAACCAACTTCTGAGATGAAGAGTAAATGCTCAAAGGATGAGTCCGTTTTATCGCCTCCAAGGAACCGAGAAATCAAATTCGTTTTTTATTGATTTATTAAGGTGATAGTTATGAAAGGTTTACCATCTGCAATGTTCTGGATTAACAGCTCTGTTTACACTAGCAACTTTGCATACCCTACAAGCTTTGGTTACTAATACCGTAAGCATGTAACTCGAACAGTTTTGTTCACCCCTATATATTGGAATTCTTTTACAGCCCTTTTGGTTGACAGATTCTACCGCCACTCAGTTTTGAGTGGCGTTTTTTTTGCCTGCTACTTTTCCAAACCGCTTTCGCTTGTCACTTTCCTTGCTATTCTGCGTGGTTGTTTTTTAAACGCCGAAATATCAATTTGCGCCTTATTACTGATCCTGTTGAAAAATACATAACTATTGTGGGTTTGAATTCAGAATTTACTGGCTAGATTCTCAATGAAAATAACCGATGGTAGAAAAAACAACCAACTAATTTCACTGAATGCATTGTTGTTAATTATTTGTTTTTAAACACTATTTGCCGATAATGTTTGTATTTTTAATCGCTTTGTTTCATACGGCATTCTGATAAATATCGATTAGAGCCTTAATTCTATCTGGAATTTGTTATTTGATAACTTTATAATCCACAGCCAATCGATTACGCAACCGTTTACTTTTACCCTTATAGGATTCGATAATGTTCGAAAAGCTATTCAAACTCAGTGAAAATGGCACCAATGTGCGCACTGAAATCATCGCAGGTCTAACAACCTTCCTAACAATGGCTTACATCATTTTTGTAAACCCAATGATTCTAGCTGATGCTGGTATGGACCATGGCGCTGTATTTGTAGCAACCTGTTTAGCGGCTGCTATTGGCTGTTTCATCATGGGCTTTGTTGCTAACTACCCAATTGCTCAAGCTCCAGGCATGGGTTTGAACGCATTCTTTACCTACGCTGTTGTAATGGGTATGGGTTATACGTGGCAAGTTGCTCTGGCAGCGGTTTTCGTATCAGGCGTAATCTTCATCTTCTTAAGCATCTTTAAGATCCGTGAATGGATTATCAACTCGATCCCTATGTCTCTGCGTGTTGGTATCTCTGCAGGTATCGGTCTTTTCCTAGCGTTTATTGCGCTTAGCAATGCAGGCATCGTTGTTTCTAACCCAGCAACTAAAGTTTCACTGGGCGACATTACCGCGATTGCTCCTATCCTAGGCTCACTTGGTTTCTTCCTAACGATTGCTCTTGTTCACCGTGGCGTGAAAGGGGCAGTAATGATTGCGATTCTAGCTATCACAGCTCTTGGCATTGTTATTGGTGACGTTCAATACGGCGGCATCATGTCTACACCACCAAGCCTTGCTCCTACATTCATGCAGCTTGATTTCTCTGCTGTATTTGAAATCGGTATGATTTCAGTGGTATTCGCATTCTTGTTCGTCGATTTGTTCGATACAGCGGGTACTCTGGTTGGTGTTGCAACGAAAGCAAACCTAATCAAAGAAGACGGCAAACTACCTCGCTTGAACAAAGCACTGCTTGCTGACTCTACAGCAACATCTATTGGTGCACTGCTAGGTACATCAAATACTACTTCTTATGTTGAGAGTGTTGCGGGTGTTGCTGAAGGCGGTCGTACCGGTCTAACTGCTGTTGTTGTTGGTATCTTATTCCTACTGGCTCTTTTCTTCTCGCCACTTGCAGGTATGATTCCGGCTTACGCAACATCAGGTGCACTTTTCTATGTAGCAATTCTGATGATGTCTGGCTTAGTTGGCATTGATTGGCGTGATCTTACGGAAGCAGCACCAGTCGTGGTAACATGTCTGCTTATGCCGCTGACGTACTCTATCGCTGAGGGTATCTCACTAGGTTTCATCGCTTACGCTGCAATTAAGCTGCTAAGTGGTAAAGGTCGCGACGTTTCACCTGCTGTGTGGGTAATGTCGGCTATCTTTATTCTTAAATACATTTTCGCTTAATCGTCTAGATTTCTGCTTAATCGCTGAAGAGGCTATGTTTGAAATAGCCTCTAATAACATGACAAAATTATTAGGTTTTATACTATGAGCAACAAATTCGTTATCACTTGGGACAACATGCAGACTTACTGCCGTCAACTTGCTGAAAAGCAAATGCCAGCAGAGCAGTGGAAAGGCATCTGGGCTGTAAGCCGTGGTGGTTTGGTTCCTGGTGCAATCTTGGCTCGTGAGCTAGGTATTCGTCACGTAGATACGATTTGTATTTCTAGCTACGACCACGATCACCAACGTGATATGACAGTAGTTAAAGCACCTGAAGGTGATGGCGAAGGCTTCCTAATCGTTGAAGACTTGGTTGATAGTGGTGACACTGCACGTAAGCTTCGCGAAATGTACCCTAAAGCGAAACTGATCGCTGTATGTGCAAAGCCATCTGGCGCTGATTTGCTAGACGAGTACATTGTTGATATCGCTCAAGACACATGGATTGAGCAACCTTGGGATACTAGCCTAAGCTACGTTGAGCCAGTAAATCGCAAGTCAAAATAAGCGTAAACTTAGTTTTTTGAGAAATGACCCTTTATAGGGTCATTTTTTTTTATATTATTAGTGACAACCATTTCTTATTAAGTATCCCAATGTCTGAACCAGAAGAAACGAGCTCGAACCTTTCGGAAACTTTGTTTGTAAAGCACAAACAGGCGAAAGAGACCTCAATGTTGACACAATACATGCCAAGCTCTGAAGCGTTATTGGATGAGAAGCGTGAACAGCAAAACTCATCATGGTACCGAAACCTAAGACGTCTTCAGTGGGTATGGCAAGGCGTTAATCCAATAGAGCAAGAAGCGGTATTGGCTCGCATCGCGTCATCAGATAACTCTCGTACAATCGACGAGTGGCTTGATACGGTCATGGGTTACCGAAGTGGTAACTGGGCATACGAATGGACCAAGCTAGGTATGCAGCATCAAAATCGTTCTAATGAGAAGAACGGTGAAGAGATGGCTGAAGAGCTGTTTTCAGCATCGCTGTGCTTCAGTATTGCGGGTTACCCACATCTCAAGAACGACAACTTGGCAGCTCAGGCTCAAGTGTTGGCCAACGCAGCCTATTCTGAAGCGATCAAGCACACTAAGTTGATCGTCAAGCAGATTGATATTCCATACCAAAACAAGAAGATCAAAGCGAACTTGCATCTGACCAAGACAGATAAACCACAACCGGTTGTGATTGTCAGCGCGGGTCTAGATAGCTTGCAAACCGATATGTGGCGCTTGTTTAGAGATTACTTAGCACCAAAGAACATTGCCATGCTAACGGTAGACATGCCATCGATAGGGCACAGTGCACATTGGCCGTTAACAGAAGACTCATCTTGTCTTCACCAAGCAGTGCTGAATGAATTGCCTAACATCCCATGGGTCGATCACCACAAAGTCGGCTTGTTTGGTTTCCGCTTCGGTGGCAATGCGATGGTGAGACTATCTTTCCTTGAGCAACATAAGATTAAAGCGTGTATCTCTTTAGGCGCGCCAATTCACGACATCTTTGTTCATGCCGACAAACTGAAACAGATGCCTAAGATGCATCTAGATGTGTTGGCTTCGCGTCTTGGTAAAGGGGCAGTTGATATCAATAGCCTTTCTGGGCAGTTGATGGCGTGGTCACTCAAGGTACAAGGTTTGCTGTCAAACAGTAAAACCAGTGTTCCTATCTTGGCATTGGCTCTGGAAGGCGACCCGGTTTCACCGCCAATGGATAATCAACTGGTTGCTATTTACAGTGATTACGGAAAAGCGAAGAAAATCAAAGCTAAGTCAATTACACAAGGTTATGAGCAATCCCTCGAATTGGCGATAAAGTGGCTTGAGGATGAATTATTTAGATGACATTTCTCCTAAATTAGTTAAGCATGAAAAGTGTACAAACTAAGTACCTGATACTCAGAGGTAATTTATAAAATCCAAATGCGTAGTTTCTACGTATAACAGTCTGAGTAACGTCATTCTTAACATTGAAAATGGAGATTCAATATGTCAGAAGTGACACAACAACCTACGCATTATCGCTTGTTAAACGTTTTAAAGGCTATTGGGCCTTATTTGAGGGAGCCACAATCAGAAGATGGTCATTACATTTTTGATTGCTTGTCTGTATGTGTGAACGATAAAAAATCACCAGAAGAACGCGAGTTTTGGGGCTGGTGGCTGGAATTGGATAAGTCGGAAGAGGGATATTCGGCGAAGTACAATATCGGTAAGTACAACATCGATGGTAACTGGGATTCTTTGCCGTTACCTAAAAAGGCGGTCGCTGAGGTCTCTCGAACTCAAGAAGCCTTCCACAAAAAACTGGTTGATGAACTTCAAAGTAAGTTTGAAATCAGCATCCAATTAGACGAAGAGTCTGTCGAATTCGTCTAATTTTAAAGGTTACTCTTCTATATAAAGCAAAAAGGTGCGATTTCGCACCTTTTCTGCTTGTGAATTCCCCTTTTGATTGCTAAAACATCACCTCTTATTTGTTTTATCCATAAAAGACTTCATGACAACAAATCATCAAAGCGGGACAACAACACAGCGTAAAACTGTCGTTGTTAAACTGGGTACCAGTGTCTTAACTGGTGGAACATTGGCATTAGACCGCGCTCATATGGTTGAGCTGGTTCGTCAATGTGCTGAATTAAAAAAACAAGGCCACTCTGTGGTTATGGTTTCGTCTGGCGCAATTGCAGCAGGACGTGAGCACCTTGGTTACCCCGCACTTCCCAACTCAATGGCGAGCAAACAGTTGCTTGCTGCAGTTGGGCAAAGTCAGTTGATTCAAGTTTGGGAGTCTTTATTCGCTATCTACGGCCTTAAGATTGGCCAGATGCTACTGACTCGTGCTGATCTCGATGACCGTGAGCGTTTTCTTAATGCTCGTGACACGATCAACGCACTTGTTGAACACGATATTATTCCTGTCGTGAATGAAAACGACGCAGTCGCGACCAATGAAATCAAAGTGGGCGACAATGATAACTTGTCGGCCTTAGTGGGTATTTTGTGCGGTGCTGATAAGCTTTTGCTACTAACAGACCAAAAAGGCCTGTTTACGGCTGACCCTCGTAAAGACCCAAATGCTGAGCTCATCAAAGAAGTGAAAACCATTGATGACACGCTGCGTAAGATCGCAGGCGGCAGCGGTACGACGTTAGGTACCGGCGGCATGGCAACAAAACTGCAGGCGGCTGACATTGCTCGTCGCGCAGGTATCGAAGTGATTATTGCTGCGGGCAGTGCTGAAAATGTGGTGTTTGATTCACTGAGTGATAACCCACAAGGCACACGTTTCTTGCCTTTAGCGGAAGCGCTTGAAAACCGTAAACGCTGGATTTTAGCGGGCCCTGCTTCAGCAGGTGACATCATGGTTGACGACGGCGCAGTAAACGCAGTCAACACCAAAGGCAGCAGCTTGTTGGCGAAAGGGGTTGTTCGAGTTAAAGGCGAATTCTCTCGTGGTGAAGTTACCCAAGTCACAGACAGCAAAGGCAAAGTAATTGCGCGTGGTATTGCCAGTTATTCAAGCCAAGACCTAGCAAAAATTGCAGGCAAGCACAGTAAAGATATTGGCGACATTCTTGGATACGATTATGGGTCAGAAGTCATTCACCGTGACGACCTAGTTGTGATTCAAGAGTAGCTCGTGATGATAAGGCGAATCGCCTTTTTGCATCCAAAGACAGACAGAATTTAGGGAGAGTTAAACGTGGATTTAACTAACATGGGTATCGCAGCAAAAGACGCTGCTTTCCACCTAGCGACCGCATCTACGGCGCAAAAGAATAAAGCATTGGCGATCATCGCTGATGAGCTAGAAGCAAACGCAGCAACGATTTTAGAAGCGAACGCGAAAGATATCGAATTAGGTCGCGAAGCGGGTTTAACTGACGCACTGCTTGATCGTCTACTTCTTAATGAAGAGCGCTTAACCGGTATCGCTAACGATGTGCGTAACGTGATTAGCCTGAATGACCCAGTTGGCAGCGAGATTGACAGCAAAGTACTGGAAAACGGTATGTCGCTGTCTCGTCGTCGCGTACCACTTGGTGTGGTGGGTGTTATCTATGAAGCGCGTCCAAACGTAACCATCGATATTGCAGCTCTGTGTCTGAAGACAGGTAACGCAAGCATTCTACGTGGTGGTAAAGAGACGTTTTTCTCGAATATGGAACTGGTTAAAGTTATCCAGTCTGCATTAGAGAAAGCGGAGCTTCCAGCCGCTTCTGTTCAGTACATCGAGAAGCCTGATCGTGAACTCGTATCTCAACTGCTTAAACTGGATGACTACGTGGATATGATCATTCCTCGTGGCGGCGCTGG
This window contains:
- the frsA gene encoding esterase FrsA, coding for MSEPEETSSNLSETLFVKHKQAKETSMLTQYMPSSEALLDEKREQQNSSWYRNLRRLQWVWQGVNPIEQEAVLARIASSDNSRTIDEWLDTVMGYRSGNWAYEWTKLGMQHQNRSNEKNGEEMAEELFSASLCFSIAGYPHLKNDNLAAQAQVLANAAYSEAIKHTKLIVKQIDIPYQNKKIKANLHLTKTDKPQPVVIVSAGLDSLQTDMWRLFRDYLAPKNIAMLTVDMPSIGHSAHWPLTEDSSCLHQAVLNELPNIPWVDHHKVGLFGFRFGGNAMVRLSFLEQHKIKACISLGAPIHDIFVHADKLKQMPKMHLDVLASRLGKGAVDINSLSGQLMAWSLKVQGLLSNSKTSVPILALALEGDPVSPPMDNQLVAIYSDYGKAKKIKAKSITQGYEQSLELAIKWLEDELFR
- the crl gene encoding sigma factor-binding protein Crl translates to MSEVTQQPTHYRLLNVLKAIGPYLREPQSEDGHYIFDCLSVCVNDKKSPEEREFWGWWLELDKSEEGYSAKYNIGKYNIDGNWDSLPLPKKAVAEVSRTQEAFHKKLVDELQSKFEISIQLDEESVEFV
- the gpt gene encoding xanthine phosphoribosyltransferase; its protein translation is MSNKFVITWDNMQTYCRQLAEKQMPAEQWKGIWAVSRGGLVPGAILARELGIRHVDTICISSYDHDHQRDMTVVKAPEGDGEGFLIVEDLVDSGDTARKLREMYPKAKLIAVCAKPSGADLLDEYIVDIAQDTWIEQPWDTSLSYVEPVNRKSK
- a CDS encoding NCS2 family permease — its product is MFEKLFKLSENGTNVRTEIIAGLTTFLTMAYIIFVNPMILADAGMDHGAVFVATCLAAAIGCFIMGFVANYPIAQAPGMGLNAFFTYAVVMGMGYTWQVALAAVFVSGVIFIFLSIFKIREWIINSIPMSLRVGISAGIGLFLAFIALSNAGIVVSNPATKVSLGDITAIAPILGSLGFFLTIALVHRGVKGAVMIAILAITALGIVIGDVQYGGIMSTPPSLAPTFMQLDFSAVFEIGMISVVFAFLFVDLFDTAGTLVGVATKANLIKEDGKLPRLNKALLADSTATSIGALLGTSNTTSYVESVAGVAEGGRTGLTAVVVGILFLLALFFSPLAGMIPAYATSGALFYVAILMMSGLVGIDWRDLTEAAPVVVTCLLMPLTYSIAEGISLGFIAYAAIKLLSGKGRDVSPAVWVMSAIFILKYIFA
- the proB gene encoding glutamate 5-kinase, encoding MLKHHLLFVLSIKDFMTTNHQSGTTTQRKTVVVKLGTSVLTGGTLALDRAHMVELVRQCAELKKQGHSVVMVSSGAIAAGREHLGYPALPNSMASKQLLAAVGQSQLIQVWESLFAIYGLKIGQMLLTRADLDDRERFLNARDTINALVEHDIIPVVNENDAVATNEIKVGDNDNLSALVGILCGADKLLLLTDQKGLFTADPRKDPNAELIKEVKTIDDTLRKIAGGSGTTLGTGGMATKLQAADIARRAGIEVIIAAGSAENVVFDSLSDNPQGTRFLPLAEALENRKRWILAGPASAGDIMVDDGAVNAVNTKGSSLLAKGVVRVKGEFSRGEVTQVTDSKGKVIARGIASYSSQDLAKIAGKHSKDIGDILGYDYGSEVIHRDDLVVIQE
- a CDS encoding aminoacyl-histidine dipeptidase gives rise to the protein MSEFHSEISKLSPAPIWQFFDKICSIPHPSKHEEELAQYIIAWATEQGLDVRRDPTGNVFIKKPATAGMENKKGVVLQAHIDMVPQKNEDTVHDFAKDPIQPYIDGEWVTAKGTTLGADNGMGMASCLAVLASNEIQHGPIEVLLTVDEEAGMTGAFGLEAGWLEGDILLNTDSEQEGEVYMGCAGGIDGAMTFEIARNAIPADFVTRKLTLKGLKGGHSGCDIHTGRANANKLLARFLAGHAKELDLRIVEFKGGSLRNAIPREGFVTVAVPAANQEKLASLYNYYTELLSTELGKVEDSIVTFNEEASVEMSALASADQARFIAALNACPNGVIRMSDEIEGVVETSLNVGVITTEENSITVLCLIRSLIDSGRSQVESMLHSVAELAGANIAFSGAYPGWKPDADSEIMHIFRDMYEGIYGHKPNIMVIHAGLECGLFKEPYPNMDMVSFGPTIKFPHSPDEKVKIDTVELFWNQMVALLEAIPEKA